Within Elusimicrobiota bacterium, the genomic segment GAACGGCCATACATGATTTTTTAAACCCTGACCGTGTTGTAATCGGAGTTTCGTCAAAAAAGGCCGAAAAGATACTTACAGAATTATATAAACCGATAAAAGCGCCGATCGTAGTGACAGACATTAAAAGTGCAGAATTAATTAAACATGCATCAAATTCATTTCTTGCCATGAAAATATCTTTTATTAATGCCGTAGGCAACATTTGCGAAAAAGTAGGAGCAGATGTCACCAAAGTTGCACATGGCATGGGCCTTGATAAAAGGATAGGAAGGGCCTTTCTTGATGCCGGGCCAGGCTTTGGCGGTTTTTGTTTTCCTAAAGACCTGGAAGCCTTTTACTGGATTTCTAAAAAAGTAGGTTACGATTTTGGGCTTTTACATGAAGTAAAAAAAATAAACGAGGAACAAAAGAAAAATATAGCAAAAAAAGTTGAGGATGCGCTCTGGATCGTCAAAGATAAAACAATAGCTGTTCTGGGCCTGGCTTTTAAGCCAAACACTGACGATATGCGCATGGCTCCTTCAATAGACATCCTTAACGAATTAAACTCAAAAGGGGCCAAAATAAAAGCTTATGACCCTCAATCCATGGCCAAGGCTAAAGAACTGATGCCCTATATCCGATATTGTAAAAATGTTGAAGAAACATGCAAATCAGCTGACTGTATTTTGCTTCTTACGGACTGGGAAGAATTCAAAAATATTGATTTTAAGAAAATTAAAAAAATCTTAAAACAATCAATCCTTATTGATGCAAGAAATGTATATGACCCTGGGAAAATGAAAAAACTGGGTTTTATCTTCAAAGGAATCGGTAAATAAAATGAAAATATTGATCACCGGCGGGGCAGGTTTCATTGGAAGCCATCTTTGCGACTACTTTTTAGCCAGGAAACATTTTGTTATTTGCATGGACAACCTCATAACCGGAAATATAAAAAATATTGAACATTTATTTGGAAATGACAGATTTTCATTTATCAAGCATGATGTGACTAATTATATACACGTGCCTGGGAAAATTGATGCTGTCCTTCATTTCGCTTCGCCTGCCAGCCCGATTGATTATCTTAAATTTCCTATTCCTACTTTAAAAGTCGGCGCCTTAGGGACTCATAAAGTTCTTGGCCTGGCTAAAGAAAAAAAGGCAAGCTTTATGCTCGCATCTACCAGTGAAACTTACGGAGACCCTCTTGTAAAC encodes:
- a CDS encoding UDP-glucose/GDP-mannose dehydrogenase family protein, which encodes MKKICIIGSGYVGLVSGACFAELGNKVILTDNDKLKIESLKKGKIPIYEPGLDKLLQKNKTRISFSSSIKEGVLKSEIIFICVGTPPRDDGSADLSNVERVATEIAGNLNSYKLVVDKSTVPVETGEWVKTTIERNSSKKSAAAFDVASNPEFLREGTAIHDFLNPDRVVIGVSSKKAEKILTELYKPIKAPIVVTDIKSAELIKHASNSFLAMKISFINAVGNICEKVGADVTKVAHGMGLDKRIGRAFLDAGPGFGGFCFPKDLEAFYWISKKVGYDFGLLHEVKKINEEQKKNIAKKVEDALWIVKDKTIAVLGLAFKPNTDDMRMAPSIDILNELNSKGAKIKAYDPQSMAKAKELMPYIRYCKNVEETCKSADCILLLTDWEEFKNIDFKKIKKILKQSILIDARNVYDPGKMKKLGFIFKGIGK